The Thermoleophilia bacterium nucleotide sequence ACCTCGCAGGCGCCGCGCTCGACCAGCGTTTGGACCTGCTGGCCGCGAGCGGCACCACCGTTACCCGCGTGGACATCATCTGGAACCGCGTGGCTCCCACGCAACCTACGCACGGATCCGATCCGGCCGACCCGGCTTACGACTGGAGCCGGTACGACCAGATGATCACCGGGCTCGTCGCACGCAACATCACGCCGATGCTCAGTTACTACTGGACCCCAGAGTGGGCGTCGCGCGCCGGCACAACCAACGCCGCGCCGCGCACCGCCGATGCCGCGGCGTTCGCGGCGGCCATCGCGCGCCGGTACAACGGCACCTGGCCGAACGGATCCGGCGGCACGCTTCCACTGGTCCGACGCCTGGAGATCTGGAACGAGCCCAACATCGCCACCTTCTGGTACCCACAGTGCCGACGCCAGGGCAATCGCTACGTGCTGTCATCGGCACGCGCCTACGCGGCGCTGCTCACCGCGGCCTACGCGCAGGTAAAGGCCGTGAGTCCGAGCGCGATCGTGACCGGTGGCGTGACCGGACCCGTGGGGGACTCCCAATGCACCACGGCGGACGCGTCGGTGGGCACGCTCACCTTCGCCACGGAGCTGGTGCGCCACAAGGTTCCGATCGATGCGTGGAGCATGCACCTGTACCCCATCGGCTCACCACTCACCGCGTACTTCGTCCCCTCATGGAAGACGCTGCCACAGGTGACGCGGTTGGTGGATAGGCTTCGCCCCGGCGCGCCCATCTACGTGACGGAGACCGGCTATCACACCTCGTACAACCGCTACCACCGCTATTTCGTGAGCGAAACCCAACAGGCAGCGTGGCTCAACGAAACCGTGACGGTGGCGAAGCGTTACCCCCGGGTCGAGGTCGCGATGTGGTTCAACCTCCAAGACAACCCGTCGTGGACTGGTGGGCTGCTGCGTGGTAACGGCACCACCAAGCCGGCATGGTCGGCGTTCGCCTCGGCCGCGATGGCGGGCACGCGACCCACGACGTGGGCGCCATGACCGCGGGGGGAGGGAACTCCAACGACGGAACGCTCGACGATGTGCGTGCCTACTACGACCGCATCGCACCGCATCTTCGGGGGGTGGAACAGCAGAACTGGCACCTGCAGAGCCGGATGTCATGCGTGCTCCGCACCATCGACGCGCACGGTCCGGGGACCGGCCGTCGCGTTCTCGACATCGGGTGCGGCGGGGGATTCCTGCTTGAGCAGCTCGCGGATCGCGGGTACGTCGGCGTGGGCATCGACTTGTCGCAGGGGTCGGTGGAGATCGCGCGCACCCGCCTGCGTGACATCGGCGCGGACGACCGACTCGACGCCCAGGTGGGCAGCGCCTACGCACCACCCGAGGGGCCGTTCGACCTCGTCACCCTCACAGACGTGCTGGAGCACCTCGAGGACCCCCGGGCCTGCCTCCGGGCGCTACGCGAGCAGATGGCGCCCGGGGCGCTCCTCGTGATCTCCACGCCCAATCGGCGGAGCCTCCCGGGTGCACGACGCTGGCTGGCGGAGAAGGGCGTGCCTGGCATCCAGCTCAAGCTCGCACCCGTTGACAACTGGCAGACCTGGGTCGATCTCGAGTCGCACGCGGCGGCCTGCGACATGGTCCCCGTCAGCCGACGCGGCATCTTCTTCCGTCCCGGCGGACGAATCGGGTCGCAGATCGGGCGCATCTACCGCTGGGCGGCGGCGCGCAATGCCGAGATACGCGCGTCCTCCACCCCCATCGGACGCTTCGGCTTCTACATCGTCCTGGGCTTCCGCCCACTGCCCTGATGCCTGCGGGCGCTGCGGAGGCGCGCAACACAGGAACCGGGCGTCGCGGGATCGTCGCCGGGGGCATTATCGTGCTCATGTGCGTGGCCTTCGGAGTGTTCATCCTGCCATTCGCCTTCACAACCCCGCCCCCCATCATCACCCGCTTCGTGGCCACGAGGGCCTTCAGCCCCGGTACTCCCGATGGGCGTGGCGTGGCACGAGTCGCCATTCGCCTGAGCGAGCCGAGCGACGTCACGATCACCCTCCGGAACAGGGACGGCACCACCATCGCCACCCTCGCCGATGGATCGCGGATGTCGGTACGCACCTTTTCAGCGGACTGGGACGGTACGGATTCTCGTCATCACATCGTCCCCGATGGCGACTACACGGTGAACCTCGAGGCCCACGCCGGCGAGAAGAAGTTCTCCAAAAGCCGTCGTATCGTGGTGGATACCACCGTCCCGGACCCCGAGGTCGCCGTGGCATCCGGTCCCGCCGGGTGCGTGACCACGGCCACCAATCCCGGTGAGCCCACCCGTGTGACGGTCGCGGCCATGGACACGGGGGTTGAGAAAGGTCCTCTGGCGCTCTCCACCACGGGCACTCTCACCTGGGCATGGAACGGGCACGACTCCTCCGGTGACCCCGTGCCACCCGGCATCGTGCCCATCCGCATCACCACCGCCGACGCCAGCGGAAACACGGTGGTCTCCACCCTGACCTGCTGGGTATCCCATCTCACCGCCCGCGCCGTCCCCTCCACTCCGTCGTCCGGTTCTGCAGTCGGCGTCATCGTCCCCGGTGGGGCCGACACCGAGGTAACCCTGTCGCTCCGGGTGCGCCTCGGGCCATTGGGAGGACCCGCCACGCAACCGGTGGTGGGCAGCTCGGTCGTCTACCGCGTGCGTGGCCCCGCGGGACGAACCCGCATCACCATCCCCGCGAGCATCAACCCGCGCGGCCTCTGGCTCCTGGTCTCCACCGACGACGGGCATGAGGCCCTCATCGAGCTCGGCGGCCCACGATGACCACCGAGATCGTGCGCCAGTTCGCGGCCGTCGCGGCCGCGGTGGGCCTTCTCCTCATGCTCCTGCCGACGGTGGCGACCGATGCACTGCACCTGCCCGACCGCCCGCGGCGGCTCGTCGGCCTCGGGGTGATCCTCGTTGCATGGGTGGTGATGGCGGCGACCCTTGCGCCGTCCGGTGTGACCGACCCCCTCTCCACCCCTATGGGCCTCATGGGCGGGATCATCGGCGCAGTCGTGGTGATGGCGCTCGTCGTGGTCGCCGGACGCCTGCTCGCACCACGCCCGTGGGTGTGGTTCCTTCTCCTCGGCCTCACGCTGCCCGTACGGATCCCCATCTCCGTGGGTGGCGAGGATGCCAACCTGCTGCTGCCGCTCTACGTCGTCATTGTCACCGGAATCACGATGCTCTGGTGGATGGAGCGACGGGGCGCACGCGAGCGCCGGTGGCCCACCACACCGCTGGACCTGCCGCTGGGCGCATTCGTCGCGTTCACCCTGATCTCAGTCCTGTGGTCGTCCGACCCGTTCGAGGGAGCGATCAAGGCGACGTTCTTCTGGATTCCCTTCGTGCTCGCCTACCTCGTCATCGTGACCGCATGGCACCGGGGGCGAGCAGCGGCAACGCTCGCCATCACCACCATGGCCATGGCGGTACCCGTGGCGCTCCTCGCCGTCGCTCAATACCTGTCGCACGACGTGTTCTGGAACCATCGCCTCATCCAAGCCAACGTCTACAGCCGCTTCTTCCGCGTCAACTCGATCTTCTACGACCCCAACATCTTGGGTCGCTATCTCGTCCTCGCGCTCATCATCGCGGTGGCCGTCGCGTGGACGACCCGGGCGCGTACGACGGTGCTCGTGACCTGCGGTGCCCTTGCCATCGTCTACTCGGCGGCTCTCGTCGTGACCTTCTCGCGCTCGAGCGCCCTCATGCTGATGGTGGGTCTGCTCATCCTCGCGCTCCACATGTTCGGTGCGCGGCGCACCCTCCTCGTGGGCCTAGGAATCGTGACTCTGGGGTCCGGCATCGCCATCGCAGGATCGAGTCAGGTTCGTAGTGCACTCACGTCGACCGCGCGCCTCGACAAGGTGAGCGAGGGACGCTTCGACCTCGTGAGCGGGGGCGTGGATCTGTTCCGCCAGCACCCCGTGGCGGGCGGGGGCCTCGGTTCGTTCGCCGCCGACTATTCGGCGTCACTCTCGACCCGCGACGTGCGAACGACGAGAGTGCTCATCTCACACAACGCGCCGGTGACCGTTCTCACCGAGGAGGGCGTCATCGGTGGCGCCCTGTTCGCGTGGGTCACGGTGCTCGCACTGATCGTGGGGGTCCGCACAACGCGCGATCGGGGCAGTGGCAGTGGCGTGCCGGGAGTGGCCATGCTTGCGGGGCTGGTGGGCGTTTTCATGCACGCGCTCCTGTACTCCGCATTGTTCGAGGACCCGTATTCGTGGGTACTGGCAGCAGGACTCATGGCGCTCGCGGCGCGCACGGCGGGGAAGATGGCGTCGGTGTCGGAGACGGTGACATGACCCTTCGCATCATGTGCCTGTCCAATATGTACCCCAGCCCGGAGAGCGCGGACTATGGGGCGTTCGTGGAGCGCATGTGCGACGCAC carries:
- a CDS encoding methyltransferase domain-containing protein encodes the protein MVGVRLGRDGGHATHDVGAMTAGGGNSNDGTLDDVRAYYDRIAPHLRGVEQQNWHLQSRMSCVLRTIDAHGPGTGRRVLDIGCGGGFLLEQLADRGYVGVGIDLSQGSVEIARTRLRDIGADDRLDAQVGSAYAPPEGPFDLVTLTDVLEHLEDPRACLRALREQMAPGALLVISTPNRRSLPGARRWLAEKGVPGIQLKLAPVDNWQTWVDLESHAAACDMVPVSRRGIFFRPGGRIGSQIGRIYRWAAARNAEIRASSTPIGRFGFYIVLGFRPLP